CAGATTTTCTTCCAAGCCATCCTGCTCTTACATACTTTCTAAGTAAGGAATGAGCTCTGTATTTAGAGTCTCCTGTTTCCTTATAAAGTACATCCATTATTGCTAAGCACACATCGAGACCAATTAAATCTCCTAAAGCTAAAGGTCCCATTGGATGGTTAGCACCAAGTTTCATAGCTGTATCTATATCTTCTGCTGAAGCTATTCCTTCTGCAAATATACCAACAGCTTCATTTATCATTGGTATTAATATTCTATTTACAACAAATCCTGGAGCTTCTGCAACTTCTACTGGTTCCTTACCAATTGCAACGCTTAATTCTTTTATAGCATCAAAAGTTTCCTGTGAAGTAGCCATTCCCTTTATTATTTCAATAAGCTTCATGATTGGAGCTGGATTGAAGAAATGCATACCAATAACTTTATCTGGTCTATTAGTTGCAGCTGCCACTTCTGTAATTGAAAGAGATGAAGTATTTGAAGCCAATATAGTTTCTGGCTTACAAATAGCATCTAACTCTTTAAAAATTTCCTGCTTGATTTTCATATTTTCAACTGCTGCTTCAACTACAAGATCGCAATCAGCTGCCTGATTTAGGTCAACTGTTCCAGTTATTCTTGTAAGTAT
This genomic window from Clostridium pasteurianum DSM 525 = ATCC 6013 contains:
- a CDS encoding 3-hydroxybutyryl-CoA dehydrogenase — translated: MKKVCVLGAGTMGAGIAQAFAAKGFEVVLRDIKDEFVERGIKGIDKNLSRSVTKGKITEEAKTEILTRITGTVDLNQAADCDLVVEAAVENMKIKQEIFKELDAICKPETILASNTSSLSITEVAAATNRPDKVIGMHFFNPAPIMKLIEIIKGMATSQETFDAIKELSVAIGKEPVEVAEAPGFVVNRILIPMINEAVGIFAEGIASAEDIDTAMKLGANHPMGPLALGDLIGLDVCLAIMDVLYKETGDSKYRAHSLLRKYVRAGWLGRKSGRGFFDYAK